From Enterococcus mediterraneensis, the proteins below share one genomic window:
- the pknB gene encoding Stk1 family PASTA domain-containing Ser/Thr kinase produces the protein MIEIGKKLSGRYRILGNIGSGGMANVFLARDLILDREVAVKVLRYDFQDNQTAIRRFQREALAATELVHPNIVTVYDVGEEDGMQYLVMEYVKGMDLKRYIQAHYPIPYLTVVEIMQQILSAIGLAHQHRIIHRDLKPQNILINEDGVIKIADFGIAIALSETSITQTNSMLGSVHYLSPEQARGSMATKQSDIYAIGIISYEMLTGSVPFDGESAVTIALKHFQDEIPSVRMYDSNIPQSLENIVLHATAKEPADRYKNAEEMSADLDTVLSPERLNEPRWQPHSMDDATRVLTPIPEEAVNKTPTPIVEEKADTKVEEEKPKKQKKSKKRKKWWLILLVLFVLALAGGLVAYLSSGGQREVTVPDLAGITEAAARDKLRESGLSAATDTEEIASDEIAEGRVVKTDPVSGNVVKKGSEVTIYLSSGSKTIEMKDYSDWEYESALQDLKNLDFPENHIQPKYEYSDTVDKDKIIRQTPEAGEKTSPKEDTVTLVVSKGVEPIEMPDFTNQSYEDAVSTLTTAGIETSQIQRAEDQFSNEIASGLIMEQSPNAGSEVIAGKTQITLTVSKGVEPPKPIKLPDYVGSSYEETVESLTAKGIEKSQITRKEEYSDEEAGTIIKQSPDSGSDVVIGDTQITFTVSRGPRETESSEQSTDSTTETTLQDLSGYSQKDAENYLKNLGVQYTEATEKNDSVQKNTVIRTEPAAGKALKAGNTVKIILSAG, from the coding sequence ATGATTGAGATCGGAAAAAAGTTGAGCGGACGCTATCGGATTCTTGGTAATATCGGCAGCGGCGGGATGGCGAATGTCTTTTTGGCTCGAGATCTGATTCTTGATCGGGAAGTCGCCGTTAAAGTATTGCGTTATGATTTCCAGGATAATCAGACAGCGATCCGTCGTTTCCAGCGGGAAGCATTGGCCGCCACTGAACTGGTCCATCCGAATATCGTCACCGTTTATGATGTTGGCGAAGAAGACGGCATGCAATATCTGGTGATGGAGTATGTCAAAGGGATGGATCTGAAGCGTTATATCCAAGCCCATTATCCGATCCCATATTTGACGGTCGTAGAGATCATGCAGCAGATTCTGTCGGCTATCGGTCTGGCGCATCAGCATCGGATCATTCACCGAGATTTGAAGCCGCAGAACATACTGATCAATGAAGACGGTGTGATCAAAATCGCAGACTTTGGGATCGCTATCGCATTATCTGAGACTTCTATTACTCAGACGAATTCGATGTTGGGTTCGGTGCATTATCTTTCACCGGAACAAGCTCGAGGCAGCATGGCTACCAAACAATCGGATATCTACGCGATCGGGATCATTTCATATGAGATGTTGACAGGCTCGGTGCCTTTTGATGGAGAATCAGCGGTTACGATCGCTTTGAAGCATTTTCAAGATGAGATTCCTTCGGTGAGGATGTATGATTCGAATATCCCTCAATCTTTGGAGAATATCGTTTTACATGCAACAGCTAAGGAACCTGCTGATCGTTACAAGAACGCCGAAGAAATGAGCGCGGATCTTGATACGGTATTGTCCCCTGAACGCTTGAATGAACCTCGATGGCAGCCCCACAGTATGGACGATGCGACCCGCGTTTTGACGCCGATCCCGGAAGAAGCTGTCAACAAAACGCCTACACCAATAGTTGAAGAAAAAGCGGACACTAAAGTCGAAGAGGAAAAACCAAAGAAACAGAAAAAGTCAAAAAAGCGGAAAAAGTGGTGGCTGATTTTATTAGTTTTATTCGTTTTGGCTTTAGCCGGCGGATTGGTGGCATATCTTTCCAGCGGTGGGCAGCGTGAGGTGACTGTACCCGATCTTGCCGGTATCACAGAAGCTGCTGCTCGGGACAAATTAAGAGAGAGCGGTTTGAGTGCCGCCACAGATACTGAGGAAATCGCCAGCGATGAAATCGCCGAGGGTCGGGTGGTCAAAACAGATCCTGTTAGCGGAAATGTCGTTAAAAAAGGCAGCGAAGTCACGATCTATCTTAGCTCCGGCAGTAAAACGATCGAGATGAAGGATTACAGTGATTGGGAATATGAAAGTGCACTGCAAGATCTGAAGAATCTGGATTTTCCGGAGAACCATATTCAACCAAAATATGAGTACAGCGACACAGTTGATAAAGACAAGATCATTCGGCAAACACCAGAGGCCGGCGAAAAAACATCTCCTAAAGAAGATACAGTCACACTGGTCGTCAGTAAAGGTGTAGAGCCGATCGAGATGCCAGACTTTACAAATCAAAGCTACGAAGATGCTGTCAGTACATTGACGACAGCAGGGATCGAAACGAGTCAGATCCAACGTGCTGAAGATCAATTCAGCAATGAGATCGCCAGCGGATTGATCATGGAACAATCACCAAATGCCGGCAGCGAAGTGATTGCTGGAAAAACCCAGATCACTCTGACAGTCAGCAAAGGTGTCGAACCTCCTAAACCGATCAAATTGCCGGATTATGTAGGCTCCTCTTATGAAGAAACTGTGGAAAGTCTGACTGCTAAAGGAATAGAAAAGAGTCAGATCACCCGCAAAGAAGAGTACAGTGATGAAGAAGCTGGTACCATCATCAAACAATCGCCTGATTCTGGCAGCGATGTAGTGATCGGCGATACCCAGATCACATTTACTGTCAGTCGGGGACCAAGAGAAACAGAATCCAGTGAACAATCTACTGACAGTACTACTGAAACAACATTACAAGATCTCAGCGGCTATTCGCAAAAGGACGCAGAGAACTATTTAA
- a CDS encoding Stp1/IreP family PP2C-type Ser/Thr phosphatase, producing the protein MEIRFHSDVGKKRNTNQDYAAVFKNEKGYTLALLADGMGGHLAGDVASQQAVHDLGAAWEQSAVSEPETAAQWLIQQIQTENEVIFEKGQLDIKLTGMGTTIVAVVLFEEQFTLGHVGDSRGYLFREGELIQLTEDHSLVNELVKTGEITQEMAANHPRRNVLTRSVGMPGTVEVDVDSHFLAADDYLLLASDGLTNMVSDEEIAAVLSSDLSLDEKVTLLIEKANTAGGVDNITVLLIEIGGQIHD; encoded by the coding sequence ATGGAAATTCGATTTCACAGCGATGTCGGTAAAAAGCGCAATACGAACCAAGATTACGCCGCAGTTTTCAAAAATGAAAAGGGCTATACTTTGGCATTATTGGCAGACGGTATGGGAGGACATCTGGCAGGTGACGTTGCCAGCCAGCAGGCAGTTCACGATTTAGGAGCTGCATGGGAACAATCAGCGGTCAGCGAACCGGAAACAGCCGCTCAATGGCTGATCCAGCAGATCCAAACAGAGAACGAGGTCATTTTCGAAAAAGGTCAGTTGGATATCAAATTGACTGGCATGGGCACAACGATCGTGGCAGTTGTTCTTTTTGAAGAACAGTTCACATTGGGACATGTGGGGGACAGCCGCGGATATCTGTTTCGCGAAGGCGAGCTGATCCAACTGACCGAGGATCATTCTTTGGTGAATGAATTAGTCAAAACCGGTGAGATCACACAGGAAATGGCCGCTAATCACCCTCGACGTAATGTTTTGACCAGATCGGTAGGCATGCCGGGAACAGTCGAAGTAGATGTGGACTCTCATTTTTTAGCGGCAGATGACTATTTGTTACTGGCCTCTGACGGTCTGACAAACATGGTAAGTGATGAAGAGATCGCGGCTGTCCTCAGCTCGGATCTATCATTGGATGAAAAAGTAACACTGTTGATCGAAAAAGCCAATACAGCTGGCGGTGTCGATAACATCACGGTTTTATTGATCGAGATCGGGGGACAGATCCATGATTGA
- the rsmB gene encoding 16S rRNA (cytosine(967)-C(5))-methyltransferase RsmB: MDKSAKVRHSVRYAALEVLERVEKGGAYSNLLINEWNQKGKLNEKDSRLLTEMVYGTISRQLLLDFYLENFIKNAKKVEQWVRLLLRLSLYQMLFLDKVPTHAILNEAVEIAKARGNIGTSKFVNGVLRNIQRQGVADISEISDPAKRLAVELSMPEWLVEKFIQQIGEEETRRLGLSLFTPSHVSARVDLRKISREEAIAVLQKEGIEARISEVSPYGIIAEKGFLAGSSLFKKGELTIQDESSMLVAPALQIEPHHKVLDACAAPGGKTTHIATFLEKAAGGQVVALDIHQHKVQLIEENAQRLGVEDVVWGEKMDARQVRENFPAESFDRILVDAPCSGLGLMRRKPDIKYHKKPEDFQQLPKIQLAILESVAAVLKQEGILVYSTCTVTEEENQQVVAAFLEKHPEFEQLPVAANELVSQNLHEKMLTIYPQEFMTDGFFISCLRKK; this comes from the coding sequence ATGGATAAATCTGCGAAAGTCCGTCATTCCGTGCGCTATGCGGCGCTTGAAGTATTGGAAAGAGTAGAAAAAGGCGGTGCCTATTCGAATCTCTTGATCAATGAATGGAATCAAAAAGGCAAGCTGAACGAAAAAGACAGCCGTTTATTGACGGAGATGGTCTATGGTACGATCAGTCGTCAATTATTGCTGGACTTTTATCTGGAAAATTTCATCAAAAACGCGAAAAAAGTCGAGCAATGGGTACGACTGCTTTTGCGGCTGTCTCTTTATCAAATGCTCTTTTTAGATAAGGTGCCTACGCATGCCATCTTGAATGAGGCAGTTGAGATCGCCAAAGCTCGCGGCAATATCGGAACCAGTAAATTCGTCAACGGCGTACTGCGGAACATTCAGCGGCAGGGAGTCGCTGACATCTCAGAGATCAGTGATCCGGCGAAACGCTTAGCGGTTGAGTTGAGTATGCCGGAATGGCTGGTGGAGAAATTCATCCAGCAAATCGGCGAAGAAGAAACCCGCCGTTTAGGTCTTTCCCTGTTTACGCCCAGCCATGTGAGTGCTCGGGTGGATCTGCGGAAGATCTCTCGGGAAGAAGCCATCGCTGTCTTGCAAAAAGAAGGGATCGAAGCCCGTATAAGTGAGGTCTCACCTTACGGCATTATTGCAGAAAAAGGCTTTTTAGCGGGCAGCTCTCTATTTAAAAAAGGGGAGCTGACGATCCAAGATGAAAGCTCGATGTTAGTGGCACCAGCTTTACAGATCGAGCCTCATCATAAAGTCTTGGATGCTTGTGCGGCGCCTGGAGGTAAAACGACGCATATCGCGACATTTTTAGAAAAAGCAGCCGGCGGTCAAGTAGTGGCGCTGGATATCCATCAGCATAAAGTACAGCTGATCGAAGAAAATGCCCAGCGTTTAGGAGTGGAAGATGTCGTCTGGGGTGAAAAAATGGACGCGCGGCAAGTCCGCGAAAACTTCCCAGCGGAATCTTTTGATCGAATCTTGGTGGATGCACCTTGTTCCGGACTGGGACTGATGCGCCGCAAGCCGGACATCAAGTATCATAAAAAACCAGAAGATTTCCAACAGCTGCCTAAAATCCAGTTAGCGATCTTAGAGAGTGTCGCCGCCGTCTTGAAGCAGGAGGGCATTTTAGTATATAGTACATGTACAGTGACCGAAGAAGAAAATCAACAAGTGGTCGCGGCATTTTTAGAAAAACACCCTGAATTTGAGCAATTGCCTGTAGCAGCGAATGAACTCGTTTCGCAAAATCTCCACGAGAAGATGCTGACGATTTATCCGCAGGAATTTATGACAGACGGCTTTTTCATCAGTTGTCTGCGAAAAAAGTAA
- the fmt gene encoding methionyl-tRNA formyltransferase: MTKIVFMGTPAFSVPILDGLVEQGYEVQAVVTQPDRPVGRKKTITPPPVKVAALKHDIPVLQPEKISGSPEMAEIEKLQPDLIVTAAFGQFLPEKLLQIPRLGAINVHASLLPKYRGGAPVHYSIINGEEKTGVTIMEMIKKMDAGAIYAQAEVPITKSDDVGTMFEKLSLVGRDLLLQTLPQLIEGQLEKVPQDEEQVTFSPNITREQEEINWHKIATEIDQQVRGMRPWPIAFTTFEGTRWKIWEVTPLDETTDEAPGTIIYRDKKQLWIACGQQTVLAIDVLQPAGKSKQTIQAFLNGVGQSATVGKKVGDANG; the protein is encoded by the coding sequence ATGACTAAAATCGTATTTATGGGCACGCCGGCATTCTCAGTGCCGATTTTAGACGGCTTGGTGGAGCAAGGCTACGAAGTTCAAGCAGTGGTTACGCAACCGGACCGTCCTGTGGGTCGTAAGAAGACCATCACACCGCCCCCAGTCAAAGTTGCTGCATTGAAACATGATATCCCTGTTTTACAGCCGGAAAAAATCTCGGGATCGCCGGAAATGGCAGAAATCGAAAAATTACAGCCGGATCTGATCGTGACGGCGGCTTTCGGACAGTTTTTACCTGAGAAATTATTGCAGATCCCTCGATTAGGCGCGATCAACGTCCATGCGTCACTACTGCCTAAATATCGCGGCGGTGCACCGGTCCACTATTCCATCATCAATGGCGAAGAAAAAACCGGTGTCACGATCATGGAAATGATCAAAAAAATGGATGCCGGTGCGATCTACGCGCAGGCGGAAGTCCCTATCACGAAAAGCGATGATGTGGGCACGATGTTTGAAAAGCTTAGTCTGGTAGGAAGAGATCTGCTGTTACAGACATTACCGCAATTGATCGAAGGACAGTTGGAGAAAGTACCGCAGGATGAAGAGCAAGTGACATTTTCTCCTAATATCACAAGAGAGCAAGAAGAAATCAACTGGCATAAAATCGCGACAGAAATCGATCAGCAAGTGCGGGGGATGCGTCCTTGGCCGATCGCTTTCACTACCTTTGAAGGCACTCGCTGGAAGATCTGGGAAGTAACGCCATTGGATGAAACCACTGATGAAGCACCTGGTACGATCATTTATCGAGATAAAAAACAATTATGGATCGCCTGCGGTCAACAGACCGTTTTAGCTATCGATGTTTTGCAGCCGGCCGGAAAAAGCAAACAGACGATCCAAGCCTTTTTGAATGGTGTGGGACAATCTGCGACAGTTGGAAAAAAAGTAGGCGACGCCAATGGATAA
- the def gene encoding peptide deformylase, which yields MRYPIILNPDERLHRTNRPVEMITDEVIDLLEGLRETMIAHDGIGIAAPQIGKNIQVAIVEVEEGEYLELINPEIIDTKGANRDVEGCLSIPHVYGVVERASEITVRYYDREGDEMEIQAFDYLARAIQHEIDHLHGILFTEKMIEQIPEDQLENYMEEHEND from the coding sequence ATGCGTTATCCAATTATTCTTAATCCAGATGAACGTTTACACAGAACCAATCGTCCGGTCGAAATGATCACTGATGAAGTGATCGATCTTTTGGAGGGCTTGCGAGAAACGATGATCGCTCATGACGGCATCGGTATCGCTGCCCCTCAGATCGGAAAAAACATCCAAGTCGCTATCGTCGAAGTCGAAGAAGGGGAGTATCTTGAACTGATCAATCCAGAGATCATCGACACAAAAGGCGCAAATCGCGATGTAGAAGGCTGTTTGAGTATCCCTCATGTCTATGGCGTGGTGGAACGAGCATCAGAGATCACTGTGCGTTACTACGACCGGGAAGGCGATGAGATGGAGATCCAGGCATTTGATTACCTGGCACGAGCGATCCAACACGAGATCGATCATCTCCACGGTATTTTATTTACAGAAAAAATGATCGAACAGATTCCTGAAGATCAACTAGAAAACTATATGGAGGAGCATGAAAATGACTAA
- the priA gene encoding primosomal protein N', whose translation MHELAEVIVDVPTMQTDQPFTYYIPDELADVVTVGMRVEVPFGNGNRHIQGFVVNKISGQQESLKPIIRVLDLAPVLNTELLQLADYMKASTFAFKITCLQTMLPSVMKAEYQKQIVLLDESNQQARLFFKNSTEITWQQAEEDGNLPALMRLRKEQVVDVRYLVKNKNRVKTKRMVRSLVDQTKAATLQETLRSTAKRQQQLLVLLAEQNDLQPVAFFTELGISTASLNQAQKNGWLAFEEVEEYRDPFADYDFQKTTALQLNHEQEQAVAAILNAEEQQQAKTFLLEGITGSGKTEVYLQAIAAVLQKGKTAIMLVPEIALTPQMVHRFKSRLGDAVAVLHSGLSQGEKYDEWRKIERGEAQVVVGARSAVFAPLENIGVIIVDEEHEATYKQEETPRYHARDLAIWRGNYHHCPVVLGSATPSLESRARAQKNVYQLLSLTHRANPSAQLPAVEIVDMRDEFAKKNTSSFSTQLKEKIEERLRNQEQVILLLNRRGYSSFIMCRDCGFVLPCPNCDISLTLHMDTKTMRCHYCGHEERIPHRCPNCGEDKIRYYGTGTQKVEEELREVFPDARILRMDVDTTRRKGAHEKILETFSEKKADILLGTQMIAKGLDFPDVTLVGVLNADTALNLPDFRSSERTFQLLTQVSGRAGRAHKPGEVIIQTFNPEHYAVQLAQAQDYEAFYQKEMIVRHRGGYPPYYFTVKITASHEEEQMAAQKMFQITREIQQAISPQSILLGPAPSAILRVKNRYYYQVIIKYKNEPNLAKVLQEILTASQKEQRQGLLVTIDKEPLNFI comes from the coding sequence ATGCATGAATTAGCGGAAGTTATCGTTGATGTACCAACGATGCAGACCGATCAGCCATTTACTTATTACATTCCAGATGAACTAGCGGATGTCGTGACAGTAGGCATGCGTGTGGAGGTCCCATTTGGCAACGGTAATCGACACATCCAAGGATTTGTCGTCAACAAAATATCTGGTCAACAAGAATCACTAAAACCGATCATCCGTGTGCTGGATCTGGCACCGGTTTTAAATACTGAACTGCTGCAACTGGCAGACTATATGAAGGCATCCACATTCGCCTTCAAGATCACCTGCCTGCAAACGATGCTGCCCAGCGTCATGAAGGCAGAGTATCAAAAACAGATCGTCTTATTGGATGAGAGCAATCAGCAAGCACGTTTATTTTTTAAAAACAGTACGGAAATTACTTGGCAACAAGCAGAAGAGGACGGGAATTTACCGGCATTGATGCGTTTGCGAAAAGAGCAAGTCGTCGATGTGCGCTACCTTGTGAAAAATAAAAACCGCGTCAAGACCAAGCGGATGGTCCGCAGTTTAGTGGATCAGACAAAGGCTGCAACGTTGCAAGAAACATTGCGTTCGACGGCCAAACGCCAACAACAGTTGTTGGTGCTTTTAGCTGAACAAAACGATCTGCAGCCAGTCGCTTTTTTCACAGAGCTCGGCATTTCCACGGCTTCCTTGAACCAAGCCCAGAAAAACGGCTGGCTGGCTTTTGAAGAAGTCGAGGAGTATCGGGATCCTTTTGCGGATTATGATTTTCAAAAAACGACTGCCTTACAGCTGAACCACGAACAAGAGCAGGCGGTCGCGGCGATCTTGAATGCCGAAGAACAGCAGCAAGCTAAAACATTTTTATTAGAAGGGATCACCGGCAGCGGCAAAACCGAAGTTTATTTGCAAGCTATCGCTGCTGTTTTACAAAAAGGCAAGACCGCTATTATGCTGGTACCGGAGATCGCTTTGACACCCCAGATGGTCCACCGGTTCAAGAGCCGTCTGGGAGATGCGGTAGCTGTGCTTCACAGCGGGCTGTCTCAAGGAGAGAAATATGATGAATGGCGCAAAATCGAGCGAGGGGAAGCCCAAGTCGTAGTAGGCGCACGTTCAGCGGTCTTTGCACCATTGGAAAATATTGGTGTGATTATCGTAGACGAAGAGCATGAAGCTACTTATAAGCAAGAAGAGACTCCCCGTTATCACGCGCGGGATCTGGCCATCTGGCGGGGCAATTATCATCATTGCCCAGTAGTTTTAGGCAGTGCCACTCCTTCATTGGAGTCAAGAGCCAGAGCGCAGAAAAACGTCTATCAATTGCTGTCTTTGACTCATCGTGCGAATCCGTCAGCACAACTGCCGGCAGTTGAGATCGTTGACATGCGGGATGAATTTGCGAAGAAGAATACCAGCTCATTTTCTACACAACTGAAAGAAAAGATCGAGGAACGGTTGCGAAATCAGGAACAAGTGATCCTGCTGCTGAACCGCCGCGGCTATTCTTCCTTTATCATGTGCCGGGATTGCGGCTTTGTCTTGCCTTGTCCTAACTGCGATATTTCTTTGACATTGCACATGGATACCAAAACCATGCGCTGTCATTATTGCGGTCATGAAGAACGGATCCCTCATCGTTGCCCTAATTGCGGAGAAGATAAGATCCGCTATTACGGAACGGGAACGCAAAAAGTTGAAGAAGAACTGCGGGAAGTCTTTCCTGACGCCCGTATTTTGCGGATGGATGTGGATACTACCCGGCGCAAAGGCGCTCACGAGAAGATTTTGGAAACTTTCAGCGAAAAGAAAGCCGATATTTTACTAGGTACGCAAATGATCGCGAAAGGACTGGATTTTCCTGATGTGACATTGGTGGGTGTATTGAATGCCGATACTGCGTTGAATCTGCCGGATTTTCGTTCCAGCGAGCGGACATTCCAACTTCTGACACAGGTCAGCGGACGAGCAGGCCGAGCCCATAAACCGGGAGAAGTGATCATCCAGACTTTCAACCCTGAGCATTACGCGGTACAACTGGCCCAAGCCCAAGATTATGAAGCCTTTTATCAAAAAGAAATGATCGTGCGGCATCGCGGCGGCTATCCGCCTTATTATTTCACTGTTAAGATCACTGCCAGTCATGAAGAAGAACAGATGGCTGCGCAAAAAATGTTTCAAATCACTCGCGAGATCCAGCAGGCGATCAGTCCCCAAAGTATTTTATTAGGGCCTGCCCCCAGCGCGATCTTGCGGGTCAAGAACCGTTATTATTATCAAGTGATCATCAAATACAAAAATGAACCGAATTTGGCAAAAGTATTGCAAGAAATTTTAACTGCCAGTCAAAAAGAGCAGCGTCAAGGACTGCTGGTGACGATCGACAAAGAACCCCTAAACTTTATTTAA